A region from the Biomphalaria glabrata chromosome 14, xgBioGlab47.1, whole genome shotgun sequence genome encodes:
- the LOC129923006 gene encoding uncharacterized protein LOC129923006 isoform X2 has translation MENRTKHNAVDWGEVGPLGSEGEPEGGAGVDQTEVAALRAQLEALKLACQRPLIISEQTKRVRQFSGRGTADEPTAEDFAREIREAWELRPYSAQEKVAVIMSNVSGPARKELDLQTSKTKSDPEALLETLLEAFAQTMPVREAEVVFLRSRQQIAESFETSHTGSSANTRWR, from the coding sequence ATGGAGAACAGGACAAAACACAATGCAGTGGATTGGGGTGAGGTCGGTCCTTTGGGCAGCGAAGGAGAGCCAGAAGGAGGAGCAGGAGTGGACCAAACTGAAGTCGCTGCCCTCCGGGCTCAGTTAGAGGCCCTGAAACTGGCCTGCCAACGGCCTCTCATAATCTCGGAACAGACAAAGCGGGTGCGCCAGTTCAGTGGTAGGGGCACTGCCGATGAGCCAACGGCTGAGGACTTTGCAAGGGAAATAAGAGAGGCATGGGAGCTCAGGCCTTATTCTGCACAGGAAAAGGTGGCAGTCATTATGAGCAATGTCAGCGGCCCCGCCAGGAAGGAGCTCGATTTGCAGACCTCAAAGACAAAGAGTGACCCAGAAGCCTTGTTGGAAACCCTCCTTGAGGCGTTTGCCCAGACTATGCCAGTGCGAGAAGCTGAGGTGGTCTTCCTGAGATCACGTCAACAGATAGCAGAGTCCTTCGAGACTTCTCACACCGGCTCTTCTGCGAACACTCGGTGGCGGTAA
- the LOC129923006 gene encoding uncharacterized protein LOC129923006 isoform X1 has translation MDVSVTLQSLDLDIPPKTVPLAKVHVKSRFVHSTITAAVLESSLYDIVLRSRFIKLEIPQNSTIKLPSVHLTASSRQGVRDTQDVFKSKHTIRDMMPSHLPINVSSQCREALHVARETVKSHPSELVSRSKLAISPQVNQVGQRANKQARRIHTRGASHLTQPGSTSRDGKFEACQSCKSRIDKFCRPYSFRRNKQCHQQQRLFGSPLTTALPSGSQTSMTDFSVLDYQMESPQHQLHSSYKEKPDRPPCRIQGSSTLQSGNIYGVQENGCSEKKQLFLFPETY, from the coding sequence ATGGATGTATCAGTGACCCTTCAATCTCTTGACTTAGACATCCCACCCAAAACAGTACCTCTTGCTAAAGTGCATGTCAAGTCCCGTTTTGTCCATAGTACTATTACAGCTGCTGTTTTAGAATCCTCATTGTATGACATTGTACTTAGATCAAGATTTATAAAGCTGGAAATTCCCCAAAACTCCACTATTAAGTTGCCTTCAGTGCATCTAACCGCATCCTCTCGACAAGGAGTAAGAGACACCCAAGACGTTTTTAAATCCAAGCACACTATAAGAGATATGATGCCATCACACCTGCCTATTAATGTTAGCTCTCAATGTAGAGAGGCCCTGCATGTTGCGAGAGAAACTGTCAAGTCTCACCCCTCCGAATTAGTTAGCAGGAGCAAACTTGCCATTTCACCTCAAGTCAACCAAGTAGGACAACGGGCCAATAAACAGGCTAGGCGCATTCACACCCGTGGTGCAAGTCACCTTACCCAACCAGGCTCTACATCCAGAGACGGAAAGTTTGAGGCTTGTCAGTCATGCAAGTCCCGGATTGATAAGTTCTGCAGACCATATTCATTCAGGAGAAACAAACAGTGCCACCAGCAACAGAGACTTTTTGGTTCACCCCTTACTACCGCACTACCATCAGGTTCCCAAACATCTATGACAGATTTTAGTGTCCTTGATTACCAGATGGAAAGCCCACAGCACCAGCTACATTCTTCATACAAAGAGAAACCTGATAGGCCACCCTGTAGAATCCAAGGTTCAAGTACACTACAGTCCGGAAACATATATGGTGTCCAAGAAAATGGCTGTTCAGAGAAGAAACAGTTGTTTCTGTTTCCAGAAACGTACTAG